One segment of Heteronotia binoei isolate CCM8104 ecotype False Entrance Well unplaced genomic scaffold, APGP_CSIRO_Hbin_v1 ptg001397l, whole genome shotgun sequence DNA contains the following:
- the LOC132591055 gene encoding H-2 class II histocompatibility antigen, E-S beta chain-like, translated as MERLVLQALGKPCSPPISAAPHFLFQGKLECRFANGSAGQVRYLERHIYDRQEVLRFDSRRGWYEAVTELGERQARDFNSQKVWMEYLRAQVDAFCRYNYQVLEDFFTRTVEPLVKISPTKGDPLAHHTLLICTAAGYYPPGIDIKWLKNGQEQTQGVGYDDEIQNADWTFQYQVMLETVPQRGDVYACQVEHKSVKEPISVQWEPQTSDSAKSKVWTGAVGAVLGLVFVAVGLYLYLKSRKATPLPPPTAKAEQRKEEGEELHLQLPDRINNEDMKGNTRDKGRHKRKKDRHLAANRDGSKCNIYFPKHNAMK; from the exons ATGGAACGGCTGGTCCTGCAGGCTTTGGGAAA GCCCTGCTCTCCCCCCATCTCCGCAGCCCCCCATTTCCTCTTCCAGGGGAAGCTCGAGTGCCGCTTCGCCAACGGGAGCGCAGGGCAGGTGCGCTACCTGGAGAGGCACATCTACGACCGGCAGGAGGTCCTGCGCTTCGACAGCCGCCGCGGCTGGTACGAGGCCGTCACCGAGCTGGGCGAGCGTCAAGCCCGAGACTTCAACAGCCAGAAGGTCTGGATGGAGTACCTGCGGGCCCAGGTGGACGCCTTCTGCCGCTACAACTACCAGGTCTTGGAGGACTTCTTCACCAGGACAG ttgaGCCCCTGGTGAAGATCTCCCCCACCAAGGGAGACCCCCTGGCCCACCACACCCTCCTGATCTGCACCGCGGCAGGATATTATCCCCCTGGGATTGACATCAAGTGGCTGAAGAACGGGCAGGAGCAGACACAGGGGGTGGGATACGATGATGAGATCCAGAACGCAGACTGGACCTTCCAGTACCAGGTGATGCTGGAGACAGTGCCTCAGCGGGGAGACGTCTACGCCTGCCAGGTGGAGCACAAAAGTGTGAAGGAACCCATCTCCGTGCAGTGGG AGCCACAGACGTCGGACTCTGCCAAGAGCAAAGTGTGGACGGGGGCCGTGGGGGCCGTTCTGGGGCTGGTCTTTGTGGCCGTGGGGCTTTATCTGTACCTGAAGAGCAGGAAAG CGACTCCCCTGCCGCCCCCCACAG CAAAGGCTgaacagaggaaggaggagggtgaggaacttcaTCTCCAGTTGCCAGACAGAATTAATAATGAAGACATGAAAGGAAACACCAGAGATAAAGGCAgacataaaagaaagaaagacaggcacTTGGCTGCAAACAGAGATGGAAGCAAGTGCAACatatattttccaaagcacaATGCAATGAAAA